CGCCATCGCAGCAGTTATCGGCCGCCTCCGCACGAAAGACCGCTGGGTGGCCGATTGTCGTCGCCAGGGTAACACTAACGTTGCCTTTGCCGTATAATCAAGTTCCAGATGCAACCACAGGATCCCTGCCACATGCATAAATGACAACCAGAATTCGCAGCAAAAACGCCGGATCTTAAAAACCTGGCGTTTATTGAACTGCCGATCGTTCTGAACGGTTCGTAGGTCGATACAAAAACAGCCGCTCATCAGCGATTTGAACTTCACTCCAATCCCAAGGTGAATTCCAATGCCTGAAGACACAATGAAAATTAACAAAGGAACGTTGCCGGACGTAATCAACTGGTTGATTGAAGATAATCCCTGGAGCGAATATCGCGTACGATTGGACTTACTGAGCGAAGACCCGCAGAGTGTGGAAGTCAGCCAATCGAGGCAGGTAATGCGGGATGATCCTCACTTAAAGCCGCTGCTTCAGGAGCTGAGCGACTGGCCTGGTGAAGTGATGAAGAATCACAAATCGGCGGGGCATCCGATCCATAAGTTGGCATTCATCGCCGACGTAGGTTTTCAGTTATCCGACCCGCCAATTGCTGACATCGTCGAACGTATCACGGGGCATCGCGATCCGGTCGGTCCATTTCAAGTCCTGATGAACGTACACCCGCGCTACGGCGGTTCCGGCGAGGATGGATGGGCCTGGGCGCTGTGCGATGCGCCCCTGCTGATCTATTCGCTGGCGAAGTTCGGCCTCGCCGACGATCAACGCCTGATCGACGCAGCGGCCTATCTCGAAGGACTAGTGCGGGAGAACGGTTGGCCCTGTGCCGTTTCTAAAGAAATGGGCAAATTCCGCGGGCCGGGACGCAAAGACGATCCTTGCCCGTATGCCAACCTGGTCATGCTGAAAGCTCTGGATCAGTTTACCGAACTACGCGACAGCCCGGCTGTGAGATCTGGCGTGGAAAACTTGCTGAACCTGTGGGAAACACGGCGCGAACGCCATCCCTACCTGTTTTATATGGGCACCGATTTTTGCAAGCTCAAGGCGCCCCTGATCTGGTATGACATCCTGCATGTCAGCGACGTGCTTTCGCAATTCCCCTGGGTGCGAGAAGATCCTCGTTTCCTCGAAATGGCAGCGATCATCGATCGGAAGTCCGACACGCAGGGCCGCTTCACACCCGAATCGATCTGGGCCGCTTGGAAAGGTTGGGACTTTGGCCAGAAGAAAGTGCCCTCGCCTTGGCTGACTTTCCTGGTTCATCGAATGAGAAGACGGTTGATTTGAAAAATAGAAATCAGAATTCTCTACTTGAAACCACGCCGCATATAACCGTACAATATCTGACGTGAGGAAAACCATGGTCAGAAGATTGAACCCACTCGTCCGAAATCCACTGATTTCTTTTTTTGCTCTTACCGCGCTGATCTCCTGGGCGATCTGGACGCCGATCGTGATCCAGTACTACCGCAATCCTTTTCCCGTCTCCTTCGAAGAGACGCCAATCTACCTCATTCTGCTGGCCTTCCTGGGCTTCTTCGGTCCGACGATCGCCGCTTTGATCCTCTCCGGGCTGGAGGGCGGTAGAGAAGAGATCAAACACCTGCTCTCGGGCTGGAAGCTGTGGCGCGTCGGGCTGCGATGGTACCTGGCGTTCTTCCTCAGCCAGCTGGCGATCGAGTTTCTCGCCACTCAACTCTACATCGGGCAGTCGAACGCCACGCTGCAAATCGATTGGGGCAATTGGGCCGGTTTTCTACCGACATTCCTGCAGGCGGCCTTGATCGGCGGCGCAATCGCCGAGGAGACCGGCTGGCGCGGCTTCGCCCTGCCCCGCTTACAGGAAAAACGCAGCGCACTGAGCGCCAGCGTGATCATCGGCCTGATCTGGGGTGCCTGGCATCTGCCGATCAGCCTGGTGCCCGGCGCCAACTTCCCGGTAGAATTGAACCTCACACTTTTCGCCGTATTCGTGCTCAATGCCGTCTTTATTTCGATCGTCATGACCTGGCTTTACAACAACACGGGCGGCAGCATCTTCATCTGCTACCTCTACCACGCCTTGCTGAACACCGGCCTGCTCAGCGCAATCTATAAATTCAAGAATCTCGAATCCGCCTGGTGGGGCAAGATGTATTACGGCACCGTGCTGCGCGGCGCCTTCGCCCTGCTGCTGGTGGCCTATTTCGGCGCCAGGTGGCTCTCACGCACGGGCGAAAATCCGCTCGAGAGTTCACCAACGTAAAGCGATAGGGGATAAAAATGACCAGGCTCGAGAGAAAAGGTATTCTTTCGTACATCGCCGTCACCTTCACGATCACCTACGCCGTTGAAGGGGTGCTGATCGCCAGCGGGTTCCGCATCACCCGCCTGCCAGCGTATTACGGCCAATTGACGATCGCGGCGGTCATGTGGGTGCCTGCGTTGGCGACGTGGCTGACGATCAAATTCGTTACGCAAGAGGAACCGGCGACCTTAAATCTACATTTTGGCTCCTGGAAGCCCTACTGGTATACTGCCCTGCTCGTACCGCTCTGCTTCGCCATCATTTACGGCCTGACCTGGCTGTTCGGTTTGGGAAAGCCGGATTGGCAGCTGACTCAATTTCTGGCGGCGATACGCGAAACTGCCGGGACCGCGCTTCCCCCGACGCCGCCGACTGCATACATCCTCTTGGGCCTGTTCGCCGCCACGTTCGTGACAGCGCCGTTCATCAACGCCCTGTTCGGCTTGGGGGAAGAAATCGGCTGGCGCGGCTTCCTGCTGCCCAAGCTGCTCCCGCTGGGCAAACCGAAGGCCTACCTGCTGCTGGGCGTCATCTGGGGATTGTGGCATCTGCCGCTGATCACCATCGGCTTCACCTATCCCGGCCAACCCGTCCTGGGCGTACTGGCCTTCATGGCCCTGACGACTGCCTTTGGTATTTATCTCAACGAATTGACCCTGCGGCATCGAAGTACGATCCTTGCCGGCTGGGTGCACGGCC
Above is a window of Anaerolineales bacterium DNA encoding:
- a CDS encoding CPBP family intramembrane metalloprotease, coding for MTRLERKGILSYIAVTFTITYAVEGVLIASGFRITRLPAYYGQLTIAAVMWVPALATWLTIKFVTQEEPATLNLHFGSWKPYWYTALLVPLCFAIIYGLTWLFGLGKPDWQLTQFLAAIRETAGTALPPTPPTAYILLGLFAATFVTAPFINALFGLGEEIGWRGFLLPKLLPLGKPKAYLLLGVIWGLWHLPLITIGFTYPGQPVLGVLAFMALTTAFGIYLNELTLRHRSTILAGWVHGLFNSQKLGIWTLIFPSVDPLVGGYAGIVGIVVWLALGLWETRRPQ
- a CDS encoding type II CAAX endopeptidase family protein; amino-acid sequence: MVRRLNPLVRNPLISFFALTALISWAIWTPIVIQYYRNPFPVSFEETPIYLILLAFLGFFGPTIAALILSGLEGGREEIKHLLSGWKLWRVGLRWYLAFFLSQLAIEFLATQLYIGQSNATLQIDWGNWAGFLPTFLQAALIGGAIAEETGWRGFALPRLQEKRSALSASVIIGLIWGAWHLPISLVPGANFPVELNLTLFAVFVLNAVFISIVMTWLYNNTGGSIFICYLYHALLNTGLLSAIYKFKNLESAWWGKMYYGTVLRGAFALLLVAYFGARWLSRTGENPLESSPT